From Sporosarcina sp. Te-1, the proteins below share one genomic window:
- the sigK gene encoding RNA polymerase sporulation sigma factor SigK, which produces MSGFVMALVQLWLEIPAVVGYIRGQAFRRPLSKAEEAECLQRLAEGDESARDELIERNMRLVAHVVKKFHPKHEQLDDYISIGTIGLMKAVNSFTPDRKTKLATYAARCIENEILMYLRTQKKVQKDVSLFDPIGTDKDGQSLQIADLLQTDEEAPIETVEQQEQRDRLYRHLGKLDSRELEIIQRRYGLLDDQPMTQKEIAQQLNISRSYVSRIEKRAIVKLYQLFKHEYNE; this is translated from the coding sequence ATGAGCGGGTTCGTCATGGCGCTTGTCCAACTGTGGCTTGAAATTCCGGCAGTAGTCGGATATATCCGTGGGCAGGCATTCCGTCGTCCGCTATCGAAAGCGGAGGAAGCCGAGTGCTTACAACGTCTCGCCGAAGGGGATGAAAGCGCTCGGGACGAATTGATTGAAAGGAATATGCGCCTTGTTGCACACGTCGTAAAAAAATTCCACCCGAAACATGAACAACTTGACGATTACATTTCTATCGGAACGATCGGACTCATGAAAGCGGTCAACAGTTTTACGCCGGATCGCAAAACGAAATTGGCCACCTATGCGGCCCGTTGCATTGAGAATGAAATTCTCATGTACTTGCGCACACAAAAAAAAGTTCAGAAAGATGTTTCCCTATTTGACCCTATCGGTACAGATAAGGATGGCCAGTCCTTGCAAATTGCCGATCTGCTTCAAACGGACGAGGAAGCTCCTATCGAAACAGTGGAACAGCAAGAGCAACGAGATCGCCTATATCGGCATCTAGGCAAGCTCGACAGCCGTGAACTTGAAATAATCCAGCGGCGATATGGACTGCTTGATGACCAGCCAATGACCCAAAAAGAAATCGCCCAACAATTGAACATTTCCAGAAGCTATGTTTCAAGGATTGAGAAACGAGCTATCGTGAAACTATACCAGCTATTCAAACATGAATATAATGAGTGA